In a single window of the Candidatus Thermoplasmatota archaeon genome:
- a CDS encoding universal stress protein, producing MTLRILVPLDGSDRSFRALETGLLRLAGAPGLSVTLFTVVHKGFEGAGEDAIARFDEDEQDEIFPTEESARRMLERARQACAKLGVPAVERVVVGSYYDEILRESAQHDLLLMHRLDPGEVREKLRGSRTERLARNARTSVLLVDA from the coding sequence ATGACCCTCCGGATCCTCGTTCCCCTGGACGGCTCGGACCGCTCGTTCCGCGCTCTGGAGACGGGGCTCTTGCGCCTGGCCGGCGCGCCCGGGCTCTCCGTCACGCTCTTCACGGTCGTGCACAAGGGATTCGAAGGCGCCGGCGAGGACGCGATCGCCCGCTTCGACGAGGACGAGCAGGACGAGATCTTCCCGACGGAGGAGAGCGCCCGCCGCATGCTGGAGCGGGCGCGTCAAGCGTGCGCCAAGCTTGGCGTGCCGGCCGTCGAGCGCGTCGTCGTCGGGTCGTACTACGACGAGATCCTGCGCGAGTCCGCGCAGCACGACCTCCTGCTCATGCATAGGCTCGATCCGGGCGAGGTGCGCGAGAAGCTCCGCGGGTCCCGGACGGAGCGTTTGGCGCGCAACGCGAGGACGAGCGTCCTTCTCGTCGACGCGTAG